A stretch of Lathyrus oleraceus cultivar Zhongwan6 chromosome 6, CAAS_Psat_ZW6_1.0, whole genome shotgun sequence DNA encodes these proteins:
- the LOC127096306 gene encoding chaperonin CPN60-like 2, mitochondrial, protein FNVQQITVTIDDTIVLHGGGDKKFIEDRCVQLREATERSSATFDKEKAQERLSKLSGGVAVFKVGGASEAEVGERKYRVTDALNATRAAVEEGIVPGGGVALLYASKVLENLETKNEDERRGVQIIQYALKAPTFTIAANAGFDGSLIYSKLLEQDNLNLDFDAAKG, encoded by the exons TTCAATGTGCAACAGATTACTGTCACCATTGATGATACTATTGTTCTACATGGTGGTGGGGATAAGAAGTTTATTGAAGATAGATGTGTGCAG CTAAGGGAAGCAACGGAGAGAAGTTCTGCAACATTTGATAAAGAAAAGGCACAAGAACGGCTATCAAAACTCTCCGGCGGTGTTGCTGTTTTCAAA GTTGGTGGGGCTAGTGAGGCAGAAGTTGGAGAACGGAAATATAGGGTAACTGATGCTTTAAATGCCACTAGAGCAGCTGTGGAGGAGGGTATTGTTCCAG GTGGCGGAGTTGCTCTCTTATATGCTAGCAAAGTCTTGGAGAATCTTGAAACTAAAAACGAGGATGAGAGAAGAGGAGTACAAATTATTCAGTATGCACTCAAG GCACCTACATTTACAATAGCTGCAAATGCTGGTTTTGATGGTTCTTTAATTTACAGCAAATTGTTGGAACAAGATAATCTTAATTTGGATTTCGATGCTGCTAAAGGTTAG